In one uncultured Fibrobacter sp. genomic region, the following are encoded:
- a CDS encoding vitamin B12 dependent-methionine synthase activation domain-containing protein, translating into PAVGYPVLPNIKEIFNVAKLIDFGSVGISLTENGAMYPQASVSGLYISHPEIDYFHVKV; encoded by the coding sequence GCCCGGCCGTCGGCTACCCCGTGCTCCCGAACATCAAGGAAATCTTCAACGTCGCAAAACTCATCGACTTCGGCAGCGTAGGCATCAGCCTCACCGAAAACGGCGCCATGTATCCGCAGGCCTCCGTAAGCGGCCTCTACATCAGCCACCCCGAAATCGACTACTTCCACGTGAAGGTATAA
- a CDS encoding glycoside hydrolase family 44 protein, translating to MKNILTAFSTTAGFAAVLIASATTLSTAATDITVDTQKGIKKISPYLYGRNIDKISDGNTEVTADETAFINQMLEAGIHFLRANNGNNATRYNWRHKMTVHPDWYNNVYSHDWAITAQKVLDNMPGIDAMYAFQLTGFAASSTDYNFADWNWKQEHGSYATSTLDLAGGGEVSEDGKTLVKAGDYTLYNMEWPADSTVAIIPYWKDELKFDMSRFQYWSMDNEMEIWRGTHSDLDLPVTGDFLVEHYIDVAKKARAQWKDIKLTGPVAANEWQWCSVASYNEQDRPKGADRNYCWLEYFIMKVAEEQKKSGIRLLDVFDIHWYPSEKDYESRMNWHRVLFDTTYNYSGANGIKMVNGGWDNDNQKEYIFKRVNNWLEKYFGKDHGITLGITETSLIDEDDPMVTALTYASFIGTMQDNGVEIFTPWTWGDGMYEAVHLFSRYGHANRIESVSTNDSLVSAYSSVTDKGDSLTVIFVNRAEKDAQDIQLKLSNFDASTKLKTFTLAGITGETFVSHTNNALKENAVELKVQGGTTSATGNSANKFSATLPAKSITAVLLTSDTPKTVGIARRATTRAAIQYGATTRFDTKGRNVTHTRTSPGYYIWR from the coding sequence ATGAAAAATATTCTGACCGCGTTCTCCACGACGGCAGGCTTTGCGGCCGTACTCATCGCAAGCGCTACGACTTTGTCCACAGCCGCCACCGACATCACCGTCGACACGCAAAAAGGCATCAAGAAAATTTCACCGTACCTGTACGGGCGAAACATTGACAAGATTAGCGACGGTAATACCGAAGTCACCGCAGACGAAACCGCGTTCATCAACCAGATGCTCGAAGCGGGCATTCACTTTTTACGCGCCAACAACGGCAACAACGCCACGCGCTACAACTGGCGCCACAAAATGACCGTTCACCCCGACTGGTACAACAACGTGTATTCCCACGACTGGGCGATTACCGCGCAGAAAGTTCTCGACAACATGCCGGGCATAGACGCCATGTACGCCTTCCAGCTCACGGGATTCGCGGCAAGTTCCACCGACTACAACTTTGCAGATTGGAACTGGAAACAAGAACACGGCTCCTACGCCACATCGACACTCGACCTCGCGGGCGGCGGCGAAGTCTCCGAAGACGGCAAGACGCTTGTAAAGGCCGGAGACTACACACTCTACAACATGGAATGGCCCGCCGACTCCACCGTCGCCATTATCCCATACTGGAAAGACGAACTCAAGTTCGACATGAGCCGTTTCCAATACTGGAGCATGGACAACGAAATGGAAATCTGGCGCGGCACGCACTCCGACCTCGACCTGCCCGTCACCGGGGACTTCCTGGTAGAACACTACATCGACGTCGCCAAGAAGGCGCGCGCCCAGTGGAAAGACATCAAGCTCACCGGCCCTGTCGCCGCAAACGAATGGCAATGGTGCTCCGTGGCCTCGTACAACGAACAGGACCGCCCCAAGGGAGCAGACCGCAACTACTGCTGGCTAGAATACTTTATCATGAAAGTCGCCGAAGAACAGAAAAAATCCGGAATACGCCTGCTCGACGTTTTCGACATTCACTGGTACCCGAGCGAAAAAGATTACGAGTCGCGCATGAACTGGCACCGCGTACTGTTCGATACCACCTACAACTACTCCGGCGCAAACGGAATCAAGATGGTGAACGGCGGCTGGGATAACGACAACCAGAAAGAATACATCTTCAAGCGCGTCAACAACTGGCTCGAAAAATACTTCGGCAAAGATCACGGAATCACGCTTGGCATCACCGAGACAAGCCTAATCGACGAAGATGATCCGATGGTCACGGCACTCACCTACGCCTCGTTCATCGGCACCATGCAGGACAACGGAGTCGAGATATTCACCCCGTGGACATGGGGCGACGGCATGTACGAAGCAGTCCACCTGTTCAGCCGCTACGGACACGCGAACCGCATCGAATCCGTATCCACCAACGACTCGCTCGTTTCCGCCTACAGCTCCGTTACAGACAAAGGAGATTCCCTCACCGTCATCTTCGTGAACCGCGCCGAAAAAGACGCGCAGGACATTCAACTGAAGCTTTCGAACTTTGACGCATCCACCAAGCTCAAGACATTCACGCTTGCAGGAATCACCGGCGAGACCTTCGTATCGCACACGAACAACGCGCTGAAAGAAAACGCCGTAGAACTCAAGGTGCAAGGCGGCACCACCAGCGCAACGGGCAACTCCGCGAACAAATTCTCCGCAACACTCCCCGCCAAGTCGATCACAGCAGTCTTGCTCACCTCAGACACCCCCAAAACTGTAGGCATCGCTCGCAGGGCCACGACTCGCGCCGCAATACAGTACGGCGCCACAACCCGCTTCGACACCAAAGGCCGAAACGTCACGCACACCCGCACCAGCCCCGGATACTATATTTGGCGATAA
- a CDS encoding type II toxin-antitoxin system HicB family antitoxin, with translation MNYTAKIEEDKDMGFVVSFPDLPNVNAFGETQDEALRQAKDALDGAMECDLDLGNTMILPKTKPDAEKGLYPVELSPRIEIAYKLFEARRGQKKSEVARRANITPQAYQRFETPKGSPSIETLYKLAHALGKQLVVEFV, from the coding sequence ATGAATTATACAGCGAAAATTGAAGAAGACAAGGACATGGGTTTCGTGGTTTCGTTCCCTGATTTGCCCAATGTGAATGCGTTCGGTGAGACGCAGGATGAGGCTCTCCGACAGGCTAAGGACGCCCTCGACGGCGCTATGGAATGCGACTTGGATCTTGGTAATACGATGATTCTTCCCAAGACGAAACCTGATGCGGAAAAGGGACTTTATCCGGTGGAGCTTTCTCCGCGGATTGAGATTGCATACAAGCTGTTTGAAGCTCGCAGAGGGCAAAAGAAAAGCGAGGTCGCTCGACGGGCCAATATTACACCGCAAGCATACCAACGCTTTGAGACTCCGAAGGGGTCGCCTTCTATTGAGACTCTCTACAAGTTGGCTCATGCACTTGGAAAACAGCTTGTAGTTGAGTTCGTATAG
- a CDS encoding type II toxin-antitoxin system HicA family toxin, with amino-acid sequence MKFKEICDYAKKRGWKLGRINGDHHIFVKQGRRPVPIQRNKHEIEGVYLKRILKQFD; translated from the coding sequence ATGAAGTTTAAAGAAATCTGTGATTACGCAAAAAAGAGAGGCTGGAAATTAGGGCGTATCAACGGCGACCATCACATATTTGTGAAGCAAGGCCGGCGGCCCGTTCCGATACAACGAAATAAGCATGAGATAGAAGGTGTTTATCTCAAACGTATCTTGAAACAGTTTGACTAG
- the cas3 gene encoding CRISPR-associated helicase Cas3', translating into MEIIAHIRSINDNSVEKQPLADPEGHLQGVAALAESFAKAFNAGEFAKCAGLLHDLGKFKTDFQNYIRQSSGYDTEESDDFGVGKVDHSAAGAIWANKNIPQFGLLLSYIIAGHHGGIPNYYGKLDNRLAKEENLTESFENGGKEFLSDIKIPALKAAPVKNPRDLHLWVRMLFSCLVDADFLDTERFMSPENFALRENSLSLKELKARFDSFMDKMSKNAPSTEINKIRAEILSNCRQGAMKEPGLFSLTVPTGGGKTLASMGFALDHAIKYGKSRIIVAIPYTSIIEQTADVYKNVFKNGDEDLSNVVLEHHSNLDPDKETTKSKLASENWDAPIVVTTNVQLLESLFAAKTSRCRKIHNIANSVIILDEAQMLPPEYLKPILGVLESLTTDFGCSVVLCTATQPTLQGHIGGDPAPHGEGGFEGLPRNNVRELIKNPQELFEKMNRTNVTYIPEKIDSWEKVAEQLIQYDQVLCIVNTRKDCKALYDSMPPDTIHLSASMCGQHRSNLIAEIKRKLKNGDPIRVVSTQLVEAGVDIDFPVVYRAMTGLDSVAQAAGRCNREGKLKQGNVYVFNSPKEPPVGLLRFGAQASQHIIDEDKLENIPLIPEIFSTYFKTYYNQIHSFDKKNILHDLDLRNNLKAEFRTAAENFQLIDDNAQKSVIVWYSDDKINSQELIAQLEAVGLKRDIMRKLQRCTVIIPKKCWEELQKDDYITEIKGPDGIGLDIWQQGTSSLYSEKTGFLLDGPKFEGTEFIC; encoded by the coding sequence ATGGAAATAATTGCGCACATTCGCTCAATAAACGACAATTCTGTCGAAAAACAGCCTTTGGCCGATCCTGAAGGTCACTTGCAAGGTGTTGCTGCATTGGCAGAATCTTTTGCAAAAGCCTTTAATGCAGGCGAATTTGCAAAATGTGCCGGACTTTTGCACGATTTAGGTAAGTTCAAAACAGATTTTCAGAACTATATTCGCCAATCTTCGGGGTATGATACTGAAGAATCGGATGATTTTGGAGTTGGGAAGGTTGATCACTCCGCCGCCGGAGCAATTTGGGCCAATAAGAATATTCCCCAATTCGGTTTATTACTGTCTTATATAATCGCAGGTCACCACGGCGGTATTCCCAATTATTACGGCAAACTGGACAATCGACTTGCGAAAGAAGAGAATTTGACGGAAAGTTTTGAAAATGGCGGCAAAGAATTTCTTAGCGACATCAAGATTCCAGCACTAAAAGCTGCACCTGTCAAAAATCCAAGGGATCTTCATCTATGGGTTCGAATGCTGTTTTCTTGCCTAGTAGATGCCGACTTTCTTGATACGGAACGCTTCATGTCGCCCGAGAACTTCGCTTTGCGTGAAAATAGCCTTTCATTAAAGGAGCTAAAAGCTCGATTTGATTCATTTATGGACAAAATGAGCAAAAACGCACCTTCTACAGAGATTAATAAAATTAGAGCAGAAATTTTGTCCAATTGTCGTCAAGGAGCGATGAAAGAACCTGGACTTTTCTCTCTTACGGTTCCTACGGGCGGCGGTAAAACACTCGCCTCTATGGGATTTGCTTTGGACCACGCTATAAAATATGGCAAATCTCGAATTATCGTCGCCATTCCTTACACTAGTATTATTGAGCAAACAGCTGATGTTTACAAAAACGTGTTTAAAAACGGAGACGAAGATTTATCAAATGTCGTTCTAGAGCACCATTCTAATTTGGATCCAGATAAGGAAACGACTAAATCAAAACTTGCATCGGAAAACTGGGACGCTCCGATAGTTGTAACTACCAATGTGCAATTATTGGAATCACTCTTTGCTGCAAAAACAAGTAGATGCAGAAAAATCCATAATATCGCAAATTCCGTGATTATTTTGGACGAAGCCCAAATGCTGCCTCCAGAATATTTGAAGCCCATTTTAGGGGTGTTGGAGTCGCTTACTACTGATTTTGGTTGCTCAGTTGTTCTTTGTACGGCAACGCAACCGACACTGCAAGGGCATATTGGTGGAGATCCAGCACCACATGGCGAAGGCGGATTTGAAGGATTGCCTCGCAATAACGTGCGCGAACTTATAAAGAACCCGCAAGAACTATTTGAAAAGATGAATCGTACAAATGTAACGTATATTCCTGAAAAAATAGATTCTTGGGAAAAAGTTGCAGAGCAATTGATTCAGTATGACCAAGTTCTTTGCATTGTAAATACGAGAAAAGACTGCAAAGCACTTTATGACTCAATGCCTCCAGATACAATTCATCTTTCTGCATCGATGTGTGGTCAACACAGAAGCAATTTGATTGCTGAAATAAAACGGAAGTTAAAAAATGGCGATCCCATCAGAGTTGTAAGCACGCAGTTGGTAGAAGCGGGTGTCGATATAGATTTTCCTGTAGTTTATCGAGCTATGACTGGCTTAGATTCTGTCGCACAGGCTGCTGGTCGATGCAATAGAGAAGGCAAGTTAAAGCAGGGAAACGTTTATGTTTTTAATTCACCAAAGGAACCGCCTGTTGGCTTGCTCAGATTTGGTGCTCAAGCAAGTCAGCACATAATAGATGAAGACAAACTTGAAAATATTCCATTGATTCCCGAAATTTTTTCAACCTATTTTAAAACCTATTATAATCAAATTCATTCTTTTGATAAAAAGAACATTCTGCACGATCTTGATTTACGAAATAACCTAAAGGCTGAATTTAGGACTGCTGCGGAAAATTTTCAGTTAATTGACGACAATGCGCAGAAATCAGTTATTGTGTGGTATTCTGACGACAAAATAAATAGCCAGGAATTGATTGCTCAATTGGAGGCTGTCGGTCTTAAAAGAGATATTATGCGCAAGTTACAACGTTGCACAGTCATTATTCCTAAAAAATGTTGGGAAGAATTGCAGAAAGATGATTATATTACTGAAATAAAAGGCCCAGATGGTATTGGATTGGATATTTGGCAACAGGGAACATCTTCCCTGTATTCTGAAAAAACAGGCTTCTTACTAGATGGCCCTAAATTTGAAGGAACAGAGTTTATTTGCTAA
- the cas5c gene encoding type I-C CRISPR-associated protein Cas5c: MEHFGKTFCLDVKGDFACFTRPEMKVERVSYDVITPSAARAIFSAIFWKPAIKWNVKKIEVLSPIKWISVRRNEVGAVAVKNPIMIEDSRQQRAGLFLRDVHYRIYAEMEFIPINKRPKILNEIPESLVSDEERQEIRKDENPGKYHAMFERRAKKGQCFNQPYLGCREFSCEFKFVDNPEKAAEEYPAIPESRDLGFMLYDMDFEHPNSDGSINPAFFRATMENGIVNIPDWDSEEVRK; the protein is encoded by the coding sequence ATGGAACACTTTGGAAAAACATTTTGTTTAGATGTTAAGGGCGATTTCGCTTGCTTTACGCGCCCAGAAATGAAGGTGGAACGTGTCAGCTACGATGTGATTACACCTTCGGCGGCAAGAGCTATATTTTCCGCAATTTTCTGGAAACCTGCAATCAAATGGAATGTCAAGAAAATTGAGGTACTAAGTCCGATTAAATGGATTTCGGTTCGCAGGAATGAAGTCGGTGCCGTAGCCGTAAAGAACCCCATTATGATTGAAGATTCTCGACAACAGAGAGCAGGTCTTTTCCTGCGCGATGTTCATTATCGAATTTATGCGGAAATGGAATTTATCCCGATAAATAAGAGGCCAAAGATACTAAACGAGATTCCCGAATCATTAGTCAGTGACGAAGAACGACAAGAAATTCGCAAGGATGAAAATCCAGGGAAATATCATGCGATGTTTGAACGCAGAGCCAAAAAAGGACAATGTTTCAATCAACCATATCTCGGATGTAGAGAATTTAGCTGCGAATTTAAATTCGTTGACAATCCTGAAAAAGCCGCAGAGGAATACCCTGCTATACCGGAAAGTCGCGATTTAGGATTTATGCTTTATGATATGGATTTCGAACATCCCAATTCTGATGGAAGCATTAACCCAGCTTTTTTCCGAGCAACCATGGAAAATGGAATTGTGAATATTCCTGATTGGGATAGTGAGGAGGTTCGTAAATGA